The genomic interval GGGCTAGAGTTCTCGCGCGACGGACGGAAGCTCGTCGCGACGACCTACGGCGAGAACCCCGACCAAATGGTCAAGCCGAAGGGCTCCAACGCCTGGAGCGGGAAGGAGCCGTCGAGCCGCACCGGCTTCTACGTCCTCGACGTGGGCTCCGGCAACGGTTCCTGGAGCGAGGTCAAGCTCGGTGGCGACGCGAGCGACCCCATGGGCGCCGGCTTCATCAACTCCCGCCAGGACTTCGCCCTCACCCGGGACGGCAGGTACATCTGGGCCGGGAACCCCATGGGCAACATCGGCAAGCAGTTCTGGGACCTCACGGGTGCCGCCGAGCCCGTACCGGAGAACGCGAAGTACCTGGTCTGGTACGTCGACGCGTGGAACTCGCCCAGCGGCAACCTCGTCGCCGGTGACTTCGCGGGCAAGAAGTGGCACACCTCGTCCTACGTCGTCGACGCGACCACCGGCAGGAAGACCGAGATCCACGGGCAGCAACTGCTCGCCTGGGCCGACGACAGGTCCCTCATCGCCTGGGACATCGGGAAGGGGGCGAAGGAGAGCGAGTACCACCAGCGGCTGGTGCTGGTCACCATCGGCAGCGACAAGGAGGTACCGCTGAGCGGCTTCCGCAAGGACAGCGGCACCGATCCAGACAACAGCTCCGGACGGTGGGAGCCCGTGTTCGCGGAGCGCTGACCGACCGCGTGCCGGTCAGGCGGCCACGAACTCCTCGTACGCCGCCAGCAGTTCACGGGCCGCGTCCCGGCCGGCGGGCCGCAGCGGGGCCCGGACCGAACCTCCGGGCAGGCCCAGCGAGTTGAGCAGGGCCTTGACCGTCACGGTGCCGGGGAGCCCCGCCGACATCATCAACTCGATGAGCGGCGTGGCACGTTGTTGGAGGCGGGCGGACACGGGGGTGTCGCCCGCCTCGAACGCGTCCAGGATCGCCCGGAGTTGAGCCGGGACGACGTTCGCGACGGTACTCACATAGCCCGCCCCGCCCACCGCGTACAGCGCGAGGATGTGCTCGTCGCAGCCCGCGTAGTACGCCAACTCCGTGCGGTCCAGCACCTTTTGGGTGCCGAGGAAGTCGTAGGAACAGTCCTTGACCGCGACGATCCTGGGGTGCTCGGAGAGCCGGATCATGGTCTCCGGTTCGATACGGGTGCCGGTGCGGCCCGGGATGTCGTAGAGCACGAGGGGCAGTCCCGAGGCGTCGGCGACCTCGCGGAAGTGCGCCTCCAGGGCGTCCTGCGGGGGCCTGCTGTAGTACGGCGAGACCACCAACACCCCGTCCGCGCCCGCCTTTTCGGCCTGGAGGGCGAGTTCCACGGTGTGCCGGGTGTCGAAGGTGCCGACGCCCGAGACGAGGGGGACCTGATCACCGACGGCCTCGCGGACGGCGGTGACGAGCGCCGCCTTCTCCGCGTCCGTCGTGGTCGGCGACTCCCCGGTCGTCCCGGACAGCACGAGCCCGTCACAGCCCTCCGACACCAGCCGCCCGGCGAGGAGTTGGGCACCGGGGAGGTCGAGTTCCCCGGCCTCGGTGAAGGGGGTGATCATCGCGCACAGGGCGCGGCCGAAGGGAGGAGGGGCGGGTCGGGCTGCGGTCGTCATGGGAGTAGTCTCGGCAGAGCGACAGTGAAGCACCACTTAATTCTTCTACCGGATATCGATAAGTGATGCTGCGGAATGGGTGGCGTGGCGTGGTGTGGCGATGAAAGATGGGGGCGGTGTGACGGGGAGGGGCGGCACGGGGGATCCCGCACGGCGGCCCGACGAGGAAGGGGACGCCGAAGACTCCGTACGCCACCGCGACCACGGCGTCCCGCTGGCCCGTTTCACCGACCGCGTGCTGGTGGTCTGTCCCCGCTGCGGCGGCCGCGCGCTCGTCGTCCCGCGACCTGGTCTGCCCGCGCCCCGGTACGCCACGGAACTCCTGTACCAGCCACGCCGGTTGGCGTGCGCCGGGTGCGGGGCCGTCGCCGACTGGGCGGCCGCGACGCGGGACAACGCCCTGATCGGCGTGGCGCCGGGCGGCACCGAGGACCCCTTCTTCGGGCGCCCCCTCTGGTTGCAGACCCGCTGCGTCGGTCACATCCTGTGGGCCTACAGCGAGGTGCACGTCGACGCCCTCTCGGCCTATGTGGGCGCGCGGTTGCGCGAGCGGGGCGGACTGTCGCCGACGAGGGCGATGTTCGCGCGGCTGCCTGCCTGGATGAAGACCTCCGAGCACCGCGCCGAGCTCCTGGCCGGTCTGGAGACGCTGCGAGGCCTGGCCGGGCGCACGGCCCCCGCCGACCGCTCCGACGCCGCCCACGAACACGGCGACCGCCCTCGGCCGTACAGGAGTCTCTACTTCCGGGGCGGCCCCTACTAGCCCCCCGAGCATCAAGGCCCTATGTCCAATTGACCCCCTCATGGGTCACCATGGCCAGGAAGGTCACGGACGTGGGAAGTTGATCCACCCCTGGTCACGGGAGGCGTCATGAAGCTCGGCAAGGCACTGGCCACCGGAGTCGCCGAAGAGCGGCAGCGGATCCACGAGGAGGAGCTCGAACTCCCCGAGAGGATCGCGGAGTTCACGGAGGAGAAGGCGCCCGAAGAGGTCCCGGCCGCCCGATGAGGCTGCGGCTCCCCGAGGAACGCCCGACGGAGCCGCCGACCGGATTCAAGATCGCCCACCCGGTGCTGTCCCAGGACGGCACCCGGGCCGGGTTCACCGGTGTGTCGCTGGGCGGCGCGCTGCCGTACGGAGTCGTGGCCGACGCGTCCTGCGTCTACGGCCGCCGCCACCGTTCGCCCGCGCGACTCTGCGACTGCGGCTTCCACTGCGTGCACGAACGGGCAGCGGCGGAAGCCCTGTTGTGCACCGCCGAGCACCGCGCGGCGGTCCTCCTCGACATCACCGTGCTCGGCGCCTACATCCGCTTCGAACTCGGCTTCCGCTACGCCCGCCAACGCGTCCGCGCCGCCACCGTCGGCCCCTGCGCCTGCGGCGCCCGAGCCGTCGCCCTCGCCGACGCCGGTTGGGGCAGGCCCGGTTGGCGCGCCCTGGCCGCCGCCTGCGCGGGCTGCGTCCGCAGTCGTACGTCCGTCTCGCTCGCCGAGTTCGCCCGGCGGGCCGGGGACGGGCTACGGGTGGCGGCGGGAAGCGACGGGGAGACGGCGACCGTGGACCCCGGACTTCCCGAAGGACTCGGCGTGCCCGAACTCGTCGCGGAGGCCGCCCTGTTGCAGGCCCGCCTCGACTGGTTCCAGAGCCGGTTGGCGCGTCTGGAAGGGAGCGGGGGACAGCAACAAGGCGGGCCTTGACCTCAACTCCGGTCGAGGTTGAAGGCTGGTCGGTACACACCCGTACCGATCACCGGAGGCCCGCATGACCCGCCGAACCGACTCCCACCCCGACCTCGCCGACCCCCGCGTCGGCGCCCCCTTCTTCAGCACCTGGCGCGTTGGCACACCCCTGCGCCAACGGCAGTCCGTCGAGGCGATCGCGGGCGCCTGGGAACGCCGGCCCTGGCCCGCCGACGACCTCCTCGGCTACCACGTCTACACCGGCCACGACGCCTCCACCCTGCTGCACTACTCGCAGTGGACGAGCGAGCCGGCGTACGAGACCTTCGTCAAGACCCACCGCCAGGAGCGCGTCGACGAGATCGACACCGCCGTACCGGGCATCGAACGCCTCGGCCTCGGCCGCTATCGCCACTACCGCAGCGGCGGCACCCTGACAGACCGGGATGGGCGCATCCCCAGGCGCGTCCCCGGTTGCGTCGTGATCGTCGACGTGGTGTTCGAGGGCCCCCACCCCGACCGCCAACGCGCCTGGGTGGACGCCGTGTTCGAGGCCCTGGAGAACGAGCCCGCGCCGCACCCCGGCGGTATCTCCGCCCACTTCCACCTCTCCACCGACGGCGCCCGCGTCCTCAACTACGCCGAGTGGGACAGCGCCCAGGCCCACATCGAGGCCCTCGCCGCCCCCGGCGACGGCATCGGCTCCGCCACCGCACTCTGGGAACGCGTCCAGACCTGGCCGGGACTGAAGAGCACCACGGTCAGCCGTTACGACCACGCGCTCGGCC from Streptomyces sp. NBC_01288 carries:
- a CDS encoding WD40 repeat domain-containing protein, coding for MNVEELLRDALREQAAEQPPAGPGFADWVLAVRRRRRNRRLASVAAATAAVVAIAVAVPLLDSGKDDVRPSGVVEQKGVKAHPSQSPPRDLIAAGNTAVAAYYVPTTVKRSATEAVSERAYRLLDPKTGKYVKAPRWSVVAVAPGMKTAAVLEKTLPASRIGLLDLATGKVERWIQVDHGVAGLEFSRDGRKLVATTYGENPDQMVKPKGSNAWSGKEPSSRTGFYVLDVGSGNGSWSEVKLGGDASDPMGAGFINSRQDFALTRDGRYIWAGNPMGNIGKQFWDLTGAAEPVPENAKYLVWYVDAWNSPSGNLVAGDFAGKKWHTSSYVVDATTGRKTEIHGQQLLAWADDRSLIAWDIGKGAKESEYHQRLVLVTIGSDKEVPLSGFRKDSGTDPDNSSGRWEPVFAER
- the dapA gene encoding 4-hydroxy-tetrahydrodipicolinate synthase, whose amino-acid sequence is MTTAARPAPPPFGRALCAMITPFTEAGELDLPGAQLLAGRLVSEGCDGLVLSGTTGESPTTTDAEKAALVTAVREAVGDQVPLVSGVGTFDTRHTVELALQAEKAGADGVLVVSPYYSRPPQDALEAHFREVADASGLPLVLYDIPGRTGTRIEPETMIRLSEHPRIVAVKDCSYDFLGTQKVLDRTELAYYAGCDEHILALYAVGGAGYVSTVANVVPAQLRAILDAFEAGDTPVSARLQQRATPLIELMMSAGLPGTVTVKALLNSLGLPGGSVRAPLRPAGRDAARELLAAYEEFVAA
- a CDS encoding antibiotic biosynthesis monooxygenase; its protein translation is MTRRTDSHPDLADPRVGAPFFSTWRVGTPLRQRQSVEAIAGAWERRPWPADDLLGYHVYTGHDASTLLHYSQWTSEPAYETFVKTHRQERVDEIDTAVPGIERLGLGRYRHYRSGGTLTDRDGRIPRRVPGCVVIVDVVFEGPHPDRQRAWVDAVFEALENEPAPHPGGISAHFHLSTDGARVLNYAEWDSAQAHIEALAAPGDGIGSATALWERVQTWPGLKSTTVSRYDHALGLVPD